Proteins encoded within one genomic window of Bombina bombina isolate aBomBom1 chromosome 1, aBomBom1.pri, whole genome shotgun sequence:
- the LOC128666373 gene encoding lysozyme C-1-like, producing the protein MKLILSLTLLSCLASWIEAKKYSNCELTRIFGKTKLDGYQGIGATTWICIAKHESDYKTNAIHDNGSSRDYGIFQINSRWWCDDGKTANTANGCNKPCSSFLNDDITDDIECAKRVVRDPQGLNAWVVYTKHCKGKDMSKYKC; encoded by the exons ATGAAGCTGATCCTGAGTCTGACTCTCCTTAGCTGTTTGGCATCTTGGATAGAGGCAAAAAAATACTCTAACTGTGAACTGACCAGAATATTTGGAAAAACTAAACTGGATGGATATCAAGGCATTGGTGCTACTACAT GGATATGCATTGCTAAGCATGAGAGTGATTATAAAACTAATGCAATACATGACAATGGATCAAGTCGAGATTATGGAATATTTCAAATTAACAGCAGATGGTGGTGCGATGATGGGAAGACTGCAAATACGGCAAATGGGTGTAACAAACCATGCAGCA GTTTTCTGAATGATGACATCACTGATGATATTGAATGTGCTAAAAGAGTGGTCAGGGATCCTCAAGGCCTAAATGCTTG GGTTGTCTATACAAAACACTGCAAAGGTAAAGATATGAGCAAATATAAATGCTGA